In one Candidatus Peribacter riflensis genomic region, the following are encoded:
- a CDS encoding carbohydrate kinase PfkB — protein MSIGGATYDLFVRLKRDALCEMNQQPMFALPLGEKIHVDEVIETCGGGASNTSVGLARLGCDALFEGVIGSDLWGQRLIANLQKEGVNTSHALIVENEVSSFSIILSASGGERVILYTPGANAHLHKSNFDREIAQQMNWVYLNHIQESAHDIQEDIVEILAQEHLHLTWNPGGRQVAAGIDAPMNKRLLPFADLLLLNFEEALDFTHTSTLEHALVALLASGAKRICVTDGRRGVTATDGERRYQCPCDDSAPVVDTTGAGDAFGTGVTWALLKGLPFPTALKAGTLNAAGVVGAMGAQQGLLTEETMQEYLRSTPLTVSDRPL, from the coding sequence ATGTCCATTGGAGGGGCGACCTACGATCTCTTCGTGCGGCTGAAGCGCGATGCCCTCTGTGAGATGAATCAGCAGCCTATGTTCGCGCTGCCGCTGGGTGAGAAGATCCACGTGGATGAGGTCATCGAGACCTGCGGGGGCGGCGCATCGAACACGAGCGTTGGCCTCGCGCGGCTCGGATGCGACGCGCTCTTCGAGGGGGTGATCGGCTCTGACCTGTGGGGGCAACGGCTGATCGCCAACCTGCAGAAAGAAGGGGTCAATACCAGCCACGCGCTCATTGTGGAGAATGAAGTATCCAGCTTCTCGATCATCCTCTCTGCCAGCGGCGGGGAACGCGTCATCCTCTACACACCCGGCGCGAACGCCCACCTGCACAAATCCAATTTCGATCGTGAGATCGCGCAGCAGATGAACTGGGTGTATCTGAACCACATTCAGGAATCGGCGCACGACATTCAGGAGGATATTGTGGAAATCCTCGCACAGGAGCATCTGCACCTCACGTGGAATCCCGGTGGACGACAGGTCGCAGCGGGCATCGATGCGCCCATGAACAAGCGCCTGCTCCCCTTCGCCGATCTCCTGCTGCTCAATTTTGAAGAAGCACTGGATTTCACCCACACGAGCACGCTGGAACACGCACTCGTCGCCCTGCTCGCATCCGGAGCGAAGCGTATCTGCGTCACAGACGGTCGCCGGGGCGTGACGGCCACGGACGGCGAGCGCCGCTACCAGTGCCCCTGCGATGACTCCGCCCCCGTGGTCGATACCACCGGCGCGGGTGATGCCTTCGGGACCGGTGTCACCTGGGCACTTTTGAAGGGACTTCCCTTCCCCACGGCACTGAAAGCGGGTACACTGAATGCTGCCGGAGTCGTCGGTGCGATGGGCGCGCAGCAGGGGCTCCTCACGGAAGAAACCATGCAGGAATATCTGCGCTCCACACCACTCACCGTTTCTGACCGGCCGCTCTGA
- a CDS encoding dolichol-phosphate mannosyltransferase — MASVSIVIPAHNEAPILRQCCEQITQVMEQLRTPYEIIIVDDGSTDGTAQCIQELHRRVPQIRGLVFSRNFGQQPALIAGMRHARGDAVITMDADLQHPPSLLPEMIRCWKEGHNIVYTIREHTDDVSWLKKSSSKFFYRIFNLMCERSIPANAADFRLLDRRVVDTMALFPERSFFLRELAEWIGFSQVGIPYRAGKRGGGTTKYTLKKMGSMAIHHLFLSSTVPLRLILTMGILCMALSMVYGFVILGRWASGSAIPGWTSVILSVNVFGSLMLISIGIVGKYLAIIFHEMKRRPLYIIAEQIGSALPDHDEAACDSKIFAMAGSAVSTR; from the coding sequence GTGGCCTCTGTTTCCATTGTCATTCCTGCCCACAACGAAGCCCCCATCCTTCGACAGTGTTGCGAACAGATCACGCAGGTGATGGAGCAACTCAGAACACCGTACGAGATTATCATTGTCGATGATGGAAGCACCGATGGCACCGCGCAGTGCATTCAGGAATTGCACCGCCGTGTACCGCAGATCAGAGGGCTCGTCTTCTCCCGAAATTTCGGCCAGCAACCTGCCCTCATTGCCGGCATGCGCCATGCGCGCGGCGATGCGGTCATCACGATGGATGCCGACCTTCAGCACCCGCCCTCCCTGCTCCCCGAGATGATCCGATGCTGGAAAGAGGGTCACAATATCGTCTACACCATTCGGGAACACACTGACGATGTCTCGTGGTTGAAAAAATCGAGCTCGAAATTCTTCTATCGCATTTTCAATCTCATGTGCGAACGGTCGATTCCCGCCAATGCCGCGGATTTTCGGCTGTTGGACCGGAGAGTCGTCGATACGATGGCTCTCTTTCCGGAAAGGTCATTCTTTCTGCGCGAGCTCGCCGAGTGGATCGGCTTTTCGCAAGTGGGCATCCCCTATCGGGCAGGGAAGAGGGGCGGGGGCACGACCAAATACACCCTCAAAAAAATGGGTTCGATGGCCATCCATCACCTCTTTCTCTCTTCCACCGTTCCCCTCCGGTTGATCCTGACCATGGGAATCCTCTGTATGGCTCTCTCGATGGTCTATGGCTTCGTCATCCTTGGCCGGTGGGCCAGTGGTTCGGCCATCCCCGGATGGACCTCGGTCATTCTCTCGGTCAATGTCTTCGGCAGCCTGATGCTCATCAGCATCGGCATCGTCGGAAAGTATCTTGCCATCATATTCCACGAGATGAAACGCCGTCCCCTCTACATCATTGCGGAACAGATCGGATCAGCTCTGCCCGACCACGATGAAGCTGCTTGTGACAGCAAAATATTCGCCATGGCCGGGAGCGCCGTGAGCACACGCTGA
- a CDS encoding FG-GAP repeat-containing protein yields MKKLSALTLFVTIMSLVPSAALSAGSIRAEDSVAGLGTEITCSGFASQEMIAVRILPPLGAAMTLRGTADAQGETILRVAGEESQIAGPYAVEVEGSEARASFTILPDSVDQRESSIETDRTSISPDGTDEARIAVILRDRYFNPLSDRPVQLLSSRSEDRIQALTAQTDAEGQQMFLLSTRKAGSVSLRAVDLLSGKPLDAQVTINAGEEWGRGGYAETSFAPTAGDDWSQQESVPVGEFRGRPLFGQLTPSFDVVDHFRVEMEGGRTSIPIRQDTTFRVIAEDRSGRTVEDYAGTIRFSSTDPKAILPFGTRQFTLKDLGVKTFTLGLRFNTGGEQTLAVEDTSGNVGGSATVTVTGGGTAPDQSSITITEPLPGTTISSSTVTLRGTTQPLINLLVTGGTEIARGESDATGSFQVMVTLNTAVTGATLQVEEASGKYKSNPLPLVIDLLGPRISSVDFLPRVPAEGENTHITVKAEAGSAPVTMTLEGNTLTLMEEPSQPGTFKGTFQAPPTVGTYQPTVTATDRFGNKTDMLVSLLVQPKTPPTIRNLTAEAKVNAVALKWEPVEKEEADMYRVYVGDRADNFVYSLDTDASVSAATVAGLKQATTYYFAVTALKNTVESAQKSNVASATVLGLRLAVIPGDTSLMLQWNSIRRTTPLAAYLLEYGVEEGQLTEKRMINGEAENYTLRDLINGVKYFVRLTPVTVPGEFLRDLAAMADGTPNGAGFHPVAGSGSAFELPPPPPPPLTVSKEGMPPITWAGIVAAAAVLVFLFLHWQRRRTLHVTSAFLEDMHRRYQL; encoded by the coding sequence ATGAAGAAACTCTCTGCCCTCACCCTCTTCGTCACGATCATGAGCCTCGTGCCCTCTGCCGCCCTGAGCGCGGGGAGCATTCGGGCAGAGGATTCAGTGGCCGGCCTCGGCACCGAAATCACCTGCAGCGGTTTTGCCTCACAGGAAATGATTGCCGTGCGCATCCTCCCGCCGTTGGGCGCTGCGATGACTCTGCGCGGAACAGCGGACGCACAGGGAGAAACCATCCTCCGCGTGGCGGGCGAAGAGTCGCAGATTGCGGGTCCGTACGCCGTGGAAGTGGAAGGATCGGAAGCGCGCGCCTCTTTCACCATCCTCCCCGACAGCGTAGACCAGCGCGAGAGCAGCATCGAAACCGACCGGACGTCCATCTCTCCCGATGGAACGGATGAGGCACGCATCGCGGTCATTCTGCGCGACCGGTACTTCAACCCTTTGAGCGACCGGCCGGTCCAACTGCTGTCGAGCAGAAGCGAAGACCGCATCCAGGCTCTTACGGCACAGACGGATGCAGAAGGACAGCAGATGTTCCTGCTCTCCACCCGAAAGGCCGGATCCGTCAGCCTGCGCGCCGTGGATCTGCTCTCGGGCAAGCCCCTCGATGCACAGGTCACGATCAATGCAGGAGAAGAATGGGGCCGCGGCGGATACGCCGAGACCTCGTTCGCCCCGACAGCGGGCGATGACTGGAGCCAGCAAGAGTCCGTCCCTGTGGGCGAGTTCCGCGGGCGTCCCCTCTTCGGACAGCTCACGCCGAGCTTCGACGTCGTGGACCACTTCCGCGTGGAGATGGAAGGCGGCCGCACGAGCATCCCCATCCGTCAGGACACCACCTTCCGCGTCATCGCCGAAGACAGATCCGGACGGACGGTGGAGGACTACGCCGGAACAATCCGCTTCTCTTCGACGGATCCAAAAGCCATCCTCCCCTTCGGAACGAGACAATTCACCCTGAAAGATCTGGGCGTGAAGACCTTCACGCTGGGACTGCGCTTCAATACCGGAGGTGAGCAGACGCTTGCCGTGGAAGATACCTCGGGCAACGTGGGCGGCAGTGCGACCGTCACGGTGACCGGCGGTGGCACGGCTCCCGATCAGTCGAGCATCACGATCACAGAACCGCTGCCGGGCACCACGATCAGCTCCTCGACTGTGACGCTCCGCGGCACGACGCAGCCTCTCATCAACCTGCTCGTGACCGGAGGCACAGAAATCGCCCGCGGCGAATCTGACGCCACCGGATCGTTCCAGGTGATGGTCACGCTCAACACCGCAGTCACGGGCGCCACCCTGCAAGTGGAGGAGGCCAGCGGCAAGTACAAATCCAATCCACTGCCACTCGTCATTGATCTTCTGGGCCCGCGCATCAGTTCTGTTGATTTCCTGCCGCGGGTGCCAGCCGAAGGCGAGAATACGCACATCACCGTGAAGGCGGAGGCGGGAAGCGCCCCGGTGACCATGACGCTTGAAGGCAACACCCTGACGCTCATGGAAGAGCCGTCGCAACCGGGAACGTTCAAAGGAACCTTCCAGGCACCGCCCACGGTGGGAACCTACCAGCCAACCGTCACCGCAACCGACCGTTTCGGCAACAAAACCGACATGCTCGTCAGCCTCTTGGTTCAACCCAAAACACCTCCGACCATCCGTAACCTCACCGCCGAGGCCAAGGTGAATGCCGTCGCGCTCAAGTGGGAGCCTGTGGAGAAGGAGGAGGCAGACATGTACCGCGTGTACGTCGGTGACCGGGCAGACAACTTCGTCTACTCCCTGGATACCGACGCATCGGTGTCGGCCGCCACGGTCGCCGGACTCAAGCAGGCAACGACCTACTATTTCGCGGTCACGGCACTCAAGAATACGGTGGAGAGCGCACAGAAGAGCAATGTGGCCAGCGCCACCGTTCTGGGCTTGCGTCTCGCAGTGATCCCGGGTGATACCAGCCTGATGCTGCAGTGGAACTCCATCAGGCGCACGACTCCCCTCGCCGCCTACCTGCTCGAGTACGGCGTGGAGGAAGGCCAGCTCACCGAGAAGCGCATGATCAACGGTGAAGCCGAAAACTACACTCTCCGCGACCTCATCAATGGCGTGAAGTACTTCGTCCGTCTCACACCGGTCACGGTGCCGGGCGAATTCCTGCGCGACCTGGCTGCCATGGCAGATGGCACCCCGAACGGTGCAGGTTTCCACCCTGTTGCGGGATCGGGTTCTGCATTTGAGCTCCCTCCTCCGCCTCCGCCTCCTCTGACTGTATCGAAAGAGGGCATGCCGCCCATCACGTGGGCAGGCATCGTCGCAGCTGCAGCGGTACTGGTCTTTCTGTTCCTGCACTGGCAGCGCCGCAGAACACTGCATGTGACCTCGGCCTTCCTGGAAGACATGCATCGGCGTTATCAACTCTAG